From the Lactuca sativa cultivar Salinas chromosome 9, Lsat_Salinas_v11, whole genome shotgun sequence genome, the window AAACACCAACAAGTGCTCagaaatggctcctttcctctcacaatcgctctagctcacttagggtttctctctggggtccgGTAGCCACAAATGACGGTcataaggccccttaaataggccccaaacccgatgaattagggtttcattaaatagtgtGGACTCGCCTAGTCCACGGGGCTACTCACCAAGTCCAGCCATtcacccggataatgattcgcgtctctactcggagagtctacgcaccaactcgccgagttcttccacaaaacttaaaataaaatgaataaatataatacctggatTTCCGGCTGTTACATTTAAAATTAAGTTTTCTATTTAAATGTTAACTAATGTGATCATTATATTAGCAAATCAATTAATCATCAATACTTTAAAATCATTTGAGTTGTACTAGTAAGATAAAAATTCATGAAAGCTTAATCCATAAGGTTCAAAGAAAATATcattataattaataaaaatttcaGTGAATAAATTCATCATCATTAGTTAAAAAGTGTTTTGAGATGTAGTCGTAAGATGAAGAGTCATAGAAGTTTCAAATTCATTTGATTCAAGAAAAAGATGCAAAAGATTATTGTTGAACTAGGCGAACATTCGTATGTTGCAtagaatacaacaatatatttaaaaaatttacaaatatatgttttttaaatataacaatgacATTGTTGTTAACTCTTATATAATAATTgttatactaagttgatataaacactatttgttttgaattatatgataatgtagacATCTCTTAAAACTCTATAATTTCAATTATCTCAATGGCTTCTACTTacgggttactcatgaataaaattaaatataatatatgggttaatgatatttatagttattattatgattaattaattttaaaaaaaagtatttGATTAACATTTTAGTTTATATCAttataagtatttaaaacatcaaacattttttagaatgtaacaatataatttgtatgtatgtatatatatatatatatatatatatatatatatatatatatatataaaatgttatttttaactattgttgttgtaagttattttaagcttcAAATCTAGAAActcttaattattataaaaatagtttTATGAAGTAGTTGTAGTTAGTTTGGGatcaaatttatatatttaacacTATAGTTTATAACTCTTAACTATTTACAAATTagcatttgaatttttttttaagtttaattCAAATTTTGATCTAAGTTAAccctttaattttatatttaaataaacaagttaaagtattttatacaaactattcaaaatttatatttaagttaaaataatatttgaatATTTTTAAGTTTAGTTCAAATTTCGATCTAAACTGGCcctttaatattatatttaaattaacaagttaaagtattttatacatattattCAAAAGTTGTGACTTAAAATGACAATGGTTCACATACAATACAGTATATATTAGAAGATAATCATTCGAACCCGTTTTTTCTCCTTGACAAAAAGAAAGTTTACATTTTGACTATATCCGTTTTATTATAAAgttgtaaataaatattaaatttagttTATATGGTATGTCATTTTTTCAAGTTTTAATCTTGGAAAAATTCCATCAACCAAAAGTAATTATAACCATTTTTTTGTGACTTCAAACATACCACCTAATATAAGTTTCCTTAACAATAATTTTGTCATGCATAATTTTTACAATTTTTCTTCATCAAATTGCATCATAAATGTTTGCAGTGTAGAACATTTTTCGGGATATCTCCAGAAAAGTCTCGATATTTTGGGCAAATTTTTAATAAagtcctaaattttattttttgaataaaaaagtcCTGACTTTTTCACATTTTGAATAGAAAAGCCCAAGAAACTGGCTAATTTATTCACTTTAGTCCTTTTTGACCTGTTCAGCAGGTCATGGGACCAAATTGTTACTTTTTCGAAAATAAAGGGACTTTTTTGCAGATTTCGTCAAAAATtttatataatgtataaaaatatttattacatatctatatctatttttacgtatttttgtattttttatatttttataagtatatatttacgtattttaaatgtataaacgtattttttttacctatttatatgtatttttaaccgTTTTCCATatttgttttgtatttttatgttttattttttatatattatgtatttatatgtatttttatatatttttacgtatttatgtatttttttaaagctttttatatagatgttttatgtattttaagtgtataaacgtattttttacatatttatatctatttttaagtattttacatatcttttatatattatgtatttatatatttttaaaagatttttatatagatgtttttgtatatgtatgtattttaaatgtataaacgtattgttttaagtatttatgtgtatttttaagtactttacatatttttttgtgtgtttttatgtgttttttatgtattatgtatttatatatattttttgcggatttatgtattttttttttagttttcttatatagatgtgtttatgtatttttatgtacatTAAATGTTAAGGTGTATTATTTTTacgtaaaaatatataaacacgtaaaaataatacaattaaacatttaatatacataaaaatacataaacatctttataagaaaactaaaaaaaacacataaatatgcaaaaatacatataaatacataatacataaaaaaaacacaaaaaatatgtaaattagattaaaaaaaaaacatataaatacgtaaaacaATACgtctatacatttaaaatacataaatatacaaaaacatatatataaaacACTTAAAagaatacataaatacgtaatacataaaaaaaatatgtaaaatacttaaaaatagatgtaaatacgtaaaaaatacgtttatacatttaaaatacataaacatctatataaaaagcttaaaaaatacataaatacgtaaaaatatataatacatataaatacataatacataaaaattacgcataaaaatacataaaaaaatatgtaaaatggtttacaatacatataaataactaaaaaaaatacgtttatacatttaaaatacatacaaatacataaatatatacatataaaaacataaaaaatacacAAATACGTAAAAAATGATAtagatatgtaaaaaaaatatatttatacattataTAAAAATTTTGACGAAATCTGCAAAAAAAAGTCCcgttattttcaaaaaaaataacaattttgtCTCATGATCTGCTGAACAGGTCAAAAAGTGATAAAGTGAATAAATTGGCCGGTTTCTTGGGTTTTTCTATTCAAAATGTAAAAAAGTCAGgacttttttattcaaaaaatataatttagGACTTTATTAAAAATTTATCTAAAATATCGGGACTTTTCTGGAGATATTCCAACATTTTCCATATCATCCTTACTTCAATTTCCATATGAAACATTAAATGCTATCAAAgaatatttatattaatatacaaATTATGCATCATAGTTGATTagagattaattttttttttatcatttttactCAAATACAATTGAATGAAAATTAAAATTCCTTATCAGATTAACTAAAATCAGTCAGATACTTTTATACATAAAAACATCATATATTCATAAAGTTAACAGTAAACGTAATTTGGAGGACATtaggggtatatatatatatatatatatatatatatatatatatatatatatatatatatatatatatatatatatatatatatatatatatatatatatatatatatatatatatatatatattcattggtACAACAAATTATAGTTTTTGATAATATCAAAAGATCACACACACAATGTACAACTTAGTATAACTTCTAACGACATAAAGAATATCACCTTAAATAATAATTACAAATGAGTTTGCTTATATAGTTTTGTATGATCTAAAATCGGCACCTTTCATTTTCGCATTCATATATAAATGTGTGCCCAAAGAAGTAAAGCCTTTTGTGTTCATATACTCTTCTTTTCTTTATCTCATATATTCTTCCTTTCTCTATCTCATTCATGTCATCTTTTTTCTTAGTGTCATTCTCTAAACCCGAACAACCTCAACTATGTTGGTGAGATATATatgtgataaaaaaaaaagattttgagttttgtggtGGTTAATTAGTTTAATGTTGAAATCATAAATATACATAACTAATCATAAATACATATAAGTTAGAAAACTcttagagtttgatttttaattagAAAGATCTTTAAGTTGTAATGTAAGTTCTAATATAAGTTTCTAATGAATATTATGCAAGGAAAATAACATCTGTTAATGTATAGTATAGAGTATAGATCGTTGACTAAATAATTCATAAAAATATCTTATTTATCATTATGAATGTGTACATGTTACAAAAGTTTCCCTATATATTCTATAAACACAAAACACTTCCTACAAACCATATGAGAAAATATCTACCTTTTGGACAATGGAAATTCATATGAGATATTAGTTTCCGACACACTTGGCTAATTAGATCCGATTAAATTGCTACTTGGCATTTTCATGACATTCTAGCGGCATATCACTTCCTGGTTAGATGGTCGTAAGCACAGTCAACTTATAGTTTGTCATTGCTCACAAACTGTCTAAAGGTTTTTTATTTGAATATATCATTCTATATTGGCTTGTTGATCCTCTTAATTGTTAGGATAAAGGTAATTTAGCTCATGAGACACTATCTAGGACTACATGCTCTAAGGAAATCGGTTGCTAGTTGCAACTAGAGGTGCACAAACACCTGTTGAACCTTTAACCGGTTCCGATTAAAaaaaatcaacctttttaaaaatCGGTTTCAAAAGAATTGGTTGTCATCCAGAAAAAGCTAGTGACGCAGCTTGTTGCCGGTTTGctttcaatcgatatgtattgaactataAATTGATAAAATACCGTCAGATCTATGTTATAATCGGTTCGgtttttaggttttttttgaagttagatttgtttttaaaaaatcgattttttcaatttaaaaatcGACAAAAtgccaatttttatttttttaataaccaATTTCTGAACGGTTGTTCAATTTTTCTAAACCGATTCTCAGAATACCTGTTCCAATTATATTCAAGTCGTTCATAAAAACCGGGTTGGCTTCTACAACTCTATTTGCTACAAATCTATAGTCTAGACCACATTTTTTCATATAGCCCAATTTTGATGTTTATGCCAAAAGTTTTCTAAATACACTGTCATGCCAATAGTTTGTAACAAGGTGTTTGTTCTCGTATACGTTGTGGCCGAAGAAGCATCGGACAGGTTGGAGTTCTTACCTTCTTGGGATTCCATGGACCAAGATCTGCTTTTATTATATGGGCAATACCGATCTACTTTAGTAGATCATATGGATGGCGGCAGCAATGTATTTGACGAATAATGAGTtgcatgtaatatatatatatatatatatatatatatatatatatatatatatatatatatatatatatatatatatatatatatatatatatatatatatagttccgCAACAAGAGCATTTAACTTTTATCCTAGACAAAACTTTCCAAAATCACAGTTGTCCACTACCTGCTAGTTTTATCGAATACTCACAAAGTAAATAAATGTAAAACCAAAATTCAAGTAAATTCGAGACATAAGGCCTTTTGAGATATATAGTTTTTAgcccaaaaacaaaaattttggtgATAATGAGATACATAGTTTTTCAGCCCAAAAAACAATCAGTTTGGTGATACATGACCAGTATGACAAGAGTGTTAATGTAAAGATAATGTACAAGAGCTTTTGATTGTTTTAAGCTACGTTTCATGCTATGTTAAATGTCGaagttttaaattaaaaaaaaaaatgtgatAATGACTTAATGTACATCCATTGAATAATCACGATAAACTTAACATGTGAAAGATACTTATAAGCATTCCAACATAACAGATGAACAATTCAACACTATTATTAATGCTTCTAGTGGATTTGGAAAAATATTTTCAAGTTCAAAGTCTTATCAACAACGGTTTCAATTCCAATATGAATTAGACATTTTGTGACACTATGTAGGCTGTTATATACCTGATTTATATTCAGACTGCTCTTTTCAGATTGTACTGTTTTTGACATGCTTTTGACTAACTGACCGACGCGGCGTCGTGGAACAAAAGTATTTTTTTGTCCCACCCAAAAAGATGAAACATCTTTTTGACACACGGGGACACCTGTCTCACTCTCAGTCCAATGTAAAACAAAGTTAGTGTCACTATAGATCAATGACAGGTATAAAAGAAATTGCAGTATGTAGTGTAATATTTAGATAAGTTTACTTAAAAGAGTTGACACACACAGACACAGGAACACATTATGTACAAGAAAATACTCACAACAATCAATTAGCATGCATCATCATGTTTAAATAAACTTTGTTACACAGATGCTATGTAACTCAGACAATCAGCCAACATACCCATTTTGGATTCAGATCTTTACATACAATTTATCTTCATCATAGCTCCGATTTCTTTCCTGTTATTGAACAGAAATTAGCATCAAATccgtttgaacagtaagaaaatcatgactttaTACTTCAAAAACCTACAAACAACATTTTATTGTAATCAAAAGTCATAGGTCACCCTATAGATTATCGTTTAATCATAAAACTTGGGAGGTTTTCATGATTCATCTTCTCATATGTATCTGTGATTCTGTGGGCATTAGTAAGGGGAGAAAGAATTTGAAGTAGAACTAAATTATCTGCTCTAATTTAGTAACAAAGAATTTTGAAGTGACACAGAGTACAATGACAGTATTTTTAGATGAAATTAGCTTCCAATTCTTTAGTTATATTCAAAGATCGAAGCTTGAGTTGATGATAATTGATTTTGAGGGCAGTGTAATACCTGGAATCAACGAGCCTGTTGTGgatggcttcttcttcttcttcatcttctcaaGCTCAAGTTGAGCTTCCATAAACATATTCAACCTCTGAAACTCAACTTCTTTGGTGAATTCCATTCTCTGCTTCTCCAATTTCATCATCTCTTCCTGCTTTGAATTTTCAATCCTTTCATAAACCTCCCCAAACCTAAGAATCGCCCTCGCCAATTCCTTATACGCCGTCGTTTCCTCTGCAAAATCCAGACTCTCCATCCTGCTAAGACTTTCGTCGTGAGATGAGTATCCACCAGAGTACGCGATAGCtttcaaattagggttagggttagggttatgaTTTGTTTTGGGGTTGGATTTAACAGTGAGAGTAGTAACAGAAGCGGATTTCGGAGTGCTTATTTTCTTTCTGGTGACGCTGTTAGCAGTTCCGATTAGATCATCAAGACGGTGAAAAAACGGCCACTTCGACGGCGTAGGCTTCGATTTCTCGAGCTTGTACTTCTTCTTCAACGTATCGATTCGGTTCTTACACTGCACATCTGTCCTTGGAGGCTTCAATTCGTCTCGATTGGCGTTAACAGCCTCAGCCACATCTTTCCAATCCTTCTGACGGAGATTTCCACGATTGAGTTGAAGGTACCGATCACCCCAAGACTCGATCAACGTCTCCGTGCCGCCTTCACTCCAGCAGTCTTCTCTTCCGCCGCCTCCGCCGTGGTGCCGCGAACTATGCGTAATCTGGTTGTTACTATCCATTGATCTGATGTTGACGGAAAAGTGAGAGGTCGTCAAGGGGAGGAAGGTACGCCGGAGGTGAAGGGGAGGAGGGTATGGGATGGATGAAAAAGCATCGGAGTAATGTGGAAAGTGAGACTGAGAACTGAGAAGTGAGGGGAGAAGAGAGGATGGCCGTTCATCTGACCGGAGATTTAACGGTCAACGGTTATCGGGTGGTTGGACGGAAAACGGGAAAAAGTGTGAGATTTCACCGTCTGTTTTCCTACAACAGGTATTAGTCAAAATAAGCGGCTTTTAACCCCTTTTTTTACCCATCTTTCTGGCCTTGACTGTTACATTTTATTACTAATATGACAAAATTACAAGAATCGTActtgtggtatgtcaaaactaaAATGTTTGGGTCAAAAACAAAACTCGCAGCAGCAGTGGTCAAATAATTTGATTTTGTTGTGAGTTTAGTCAAAGTGTCTTATAGAAATCAAAAAAGACAAAAAAgaaaatactctctctctctctctctctctctctctctctctctctctctctctctctctctctcaaaatgcTTACTTCAAAAAactatcaccaccaccaccagtccTCCATCAATCCACAAAATCATACCACCACAACCGATAACTACCATCTAATGTACTCAAACAAAATTTTCCAGATCTACAACTCAAACTCAAGATGAACAAGATGGAGATCTGGGAACCAGAGGAAGATTTGAACCGACTTCAacacaaacacatacatacaACAACCAATCTTAGTTTTTCTTAAACATATGAAGATCAAACCTGACACACAAACAATCCAGAACACCTGAACAATCAGATTTCTAAAGCAAGAATAACAATCAGATTTGTAAACCCACAAGAACACTTGATTACAAGATTTGCAAAATCACAAGAGCTAATTACCATATTTGTAGATCCCTAGCCTTCTCATATACAAAATCCAGAAATTAACACGAATATGGAGTTGTAAACCACACTGATGAACCTAAAAACGAATAcacatatatgtaacatcccggaatatcagaagttgagttgaagggctaaaagtgtaagtgtgaaagggcaactcggcgagtccacgagtggactcggcgagtagggttgcgaCTCTGGTcgtgtgttaagtgaccaactcgacgagtagcatgggtggactcggcgagttgttgctgagtggagaaaaccctaattccgggggatgagccctatataaagaacataacacttcttccccagcctctttaccttccctttgagttccagaaaccctaaattcgtgtgagccttccttggtgagagattagagccttggaagaggtaatcttggaaggaaattgaagagcaagaagagtggagcaaggggctttgcaaagaattggttcattcatcagtgggagccttcatttgaggtaataatcttctgtttgagcttttgtgcatctagatctatcatttctGGGGAGTTTTGGGGCATAATTGaggtccatctcaagtttggtgtaagatctgaggttgctacctcagatctaggttgttaatgatccagaaagccataaagtctatgctcaagagttgttggtgaagttcttttgtcccaaaccctagccctagagtgtaaaatgcctagatctctttggatccacgtaaagtttgccactttacgtgatggatggcttgtagaagagtagatctatggtttagagcttctgcatggcttggaaagcctctgtatggtttcagatctaggggtactcaacgagtcacaagggtgtactcggcgagttgcttgaagataggctggaactcgatgagttggaagaacaactcggcgagttggatgaatatggacaggaactcggcgagttggaagaacaacttggcgagttggttgcagatagccttgcactcgacgagtctgttcttggactcggcgagtctggtcgtgaggtcctaacctttcttctggttgagctgtgaatcggtgagtcaagagatgactcggtgagttgagtgtgaaaggactcagagttgttggactcggtgagtctcggggtgactcggcgagttgagtcgcggatttgggaagttctgtgcatggggactcggcgagtcatcgggttgactcggcgagtagagtcagtcagggattgactttgactttgactttgaccaagggttgaccaattgatttccaggggcattttggtaattgttggcttttgttttgagttcggTGTTTTGGTGTTGGCCAGCGTTGGATATCGTattagtggtcggagcagcttgggtttatctgttcagtcggcagttgcgaggtgagttatcctcactatatcgacagggtctacggcaccaaggccggccctttatcggattgagattcgggtatcgttgttatgttattgcttgttgtgttgcatcctggtagtttggatggtatatgttagagacttggttaggttggtatcctggtgaggatgatgctatgctatgtgatctgctagatcgtttgattagatgtgaattgctatatgattgaatgtttatgtgcacatggttttggactgcggttgggttgaggcgggtcctgctttgtgctttaggccaacatacccagggcggaccggttatcccgaaggcccaacgagcggtccggataggctgtaggccccaagagggcggaccagacgtgccgaggctcggaaagtggaccaggccgactgaaggcccagtgcgggcggaccagtcatactgtagactcagggagtgaaccaggtggattgaaggcccggtgcgggcggaccaatcacactgtagactcgatgtatgtggttagactcggagggtggaccaggtggactgaaggccggtgcggcggaccagtcacccagtagacccgaagtgcatggctgttctgtgttctattatgttatggcatgttatgcgtgtatggtatatgtggttggtattttggggatatctcactaagttttcgggcttacagttgtggtttaatgtttttcaggttcttcaggagaccgtggcaaggcaaaagcgtgatcgtaccgctcctcatgattatgttttatgatgtggttctgggaagactcttataataattgtattgaaaacttttttgtaataacttaatgaaactgggttgtttttgaaaagtacaaattggttgaaattttatggtcgttagtcgttacaagttggtatcagagccttggtttgagtgaattggaggaacattcgtgtgaatccagtctcaaatcaaggagagttttcaaaaagagaatttaaaatggttttcaaaatgagtaaaggaggacgcggatgtacgatcagccggagccagtaaataaccccaaaataccatacatgatatttgttttgagctttgatagaacagcatgctagtactaggctagggatcttcaggatttcatgataatgttgcctgatttatgatgcctgttagcctagggtttcctataTGGGAGacttccagtgttcctctaggattGAGGGTTGAGtgtttgttatgtatgttcttcactagggtgttgtagtatacttgatacaaatatgggtaggtgtggaaggtagtatgggcctgtactactaaaagcacaagacccatactcGTACCAAAGAAATCATAACCTCTAGGGTTAGTTTGGGGGTttgttcccgggttagtgggaagtatctgagatcttgcggtgtttttcagtatggaggtttcgaggcatgctgggagcggatccgggtcaggatcgggagcaggagagggcggtcagggtgggtcagcaccgcccgaggttattggtcaaatgagcacagacgagttggatgctaggattctgagatcctgcatgatgaggttgt encodes:
- the LOC111896793 gene encoding trihelix transcription factor ENAP2 — translated: MDSNNQITHSSRHHGGGGGREDCWSEGGTETLIESWGDRYLQLNRGNLRQKDWKDVAEAVNANRDELKPPRTDVQCKNRIDTLKKKYKLEKSKPTPSKWPFFHRLDDLIGTANSVTRKKISTPKSASVTTLTVKSNPKTNHNPNPNPNLKAIAYSGGYSSHDESLSRMESLDFAEETTAYKELARAILRFGEVYERIENSKQEEMMKLEKQRMEFTKEVEFQRLNMFMEAQLELEKMKKKKKPSTTGSLIPGKKSEL